The DNA sequence GCCGCCCGATCCGCCGCGCCGCTGTCGATCTTCGCGACGATCTGCTCCAGCTCCATCCGGCCCGAAGCGAAAGGCTCGCCATTCAGGAACACGGTCGGCACCGCCATCACCTGACGCGCATCCACCTCTTCCTTGAACAGCGCGCCGTCGATGGCGACGTGGCGGATCCGGGGATTGAGCACGCTCATCAGGTTCAGCGCCTGCACCACGTCGGGGCAGTTCTGGCACGACAACGAGAAGTAGGTTTCGAAACTGAAATCGCCGTCCAGCTCCTTGATCTGCTCGATCAACTCCTGCGCCGCCTTGGACGGATGCCCGCCCACCTGCAACAGCGCCAGCACCAGCGAGGTGAACTCGTGCCCCATCGGAATGCCCGCAAAGGTCACGCCGATATCGGTCCCCGCCCGCCGGATCATGAAGCTGGGCTTGCGCTTGTCATTGCCGGACGTGACCGTCACCTTGTCCGACAGCTCGGCAATCTCGTTCAGCAAGCCTTCCAGCTCGCGCGACTTCGCGCCTTCATCCAGCGACGCCACCAGCTCGATCGGCTGCGTGATGTTCGCCATATAGGTCTTCAGTTGACCCTTCAGATTTGCGTCCAACATCTTCGTAGCTCCATTGAATTGGCGCGCCGCCCGTGGGCACGCGGGTCCGCTTGCCGGACGATACGACCCGAAGGCCCGGCATGTCAGCGGTCAAATTGTCAGGTGAAACCCCCGCCGGGCCGGGGAGTTGCTCGACCCGGCCCGGCGAAAGGTCAGGTTTTGCTTAGATCTTGCCGACGAGGTCAAGCGACGGGGCCAGGGTTTCTTCACCCTCTTCCCACTTAGCCGGGCACACTTCACCGGGGTGAGCGGCGACATATTGCGCAGCCTTGACCTTGCGGAGCAGTTCGGTCGCGTTGCGGCCGACGCCTTCCGAAGTGATTTCCATGAACTGGATCACGCCTTCGGGATCTACCAGGAAGGTCGCGCGGTCAGCAAGACCCACGCCCGGACGCATCACGTCGAAATTGTTGGTGATCTGGCCCGACTGATCGCCCAGCATATAATAGTTGATCTTGCTGATCGCCGGAGATGTGTCGTGCCATGCCTTGTGGCTGAAATGCGTGTCGGTCGAAACCGAATAGACTTCGACGTTCAGCGACTGCAGCGTCGGGTAGATGCCGGCCAGGTCTTCCAGCTCGGTCGGACACACGAAAGTGAAGTCAGCGGGGTAGAAGAAGAAAATCGCCCACTTGCCCTTCACGTCCGCGTCAGTGACGTCGACAAACTTGCCTTCCTTGAACGCGGTGGCTTTGAACGGCTTGATGCTGGTGTTGATGAGAGCCATGGGCTTTCCAGTTCCTTCTTAGGGTTGCTGTTGCCCGGCCTATGTAGGGAGGTCGCTACCCAAGGGGAAATTGCTTTTATTCACACCTGTTATTGAGAAAAGCGATCACCAGCCACATCATTGATCGACGGTCTCGTCCCTTGGCTTCTGGATGACATAAGTCATGGCTTCCCTGGCCATCTCCAGCGCCTCATCGATAGTGAAAGTCGAGGAATCCAGACAAAGCTCCAGCCACAGCCCATCCAGCATGGCGGTCAACCCGATAGCCGCGATCCGCGCAGCCGGACGCGGTATCTGCGGCGCCGCCTCGCGCAGCAACACCTCCAACCGCTCGCGCGATCCGCCATAGGTTTCCGCATGCGTCGCGGCGATCTCGGGACTGGTCTTCACCAGGCTCCAAAAGGAAATCCACGTCGCCAGCAAATTGGGATCCAGCACCGGCGGCTGCAAATTCGCCCTTATATAAGCCCACAGCCGGTCAAGCGGATCTGGCCCCGCCTCTGCCACGGCCTGTTCCAGCGCCGCCGCCACCTTCTTGCCAACATCGCGGTAGGTGGCGAGGATCAGGGCATCGACACCATCGAAATAATGCGTCAGCAACCCTGCCGACACGCCCGCCCGCGCGCAGATGGCCCGGACGGAAGTCGCGGCTACGCCCTTCTCCGCAAGACACTGC is a window from the Sphingobium sp. Cam5-1 genome containing:
- the ahpC gene encoding alkyl hydroperoxide reductase subunit C, producing MALINTSIKPFKATAFKEGKFVDVTDADVKGKWAIFFFYPADFTFVCPTELEDLAGIYPTLQSLNVEVYSVSTDTHFSHKAWHDTSPAISKINYYMLGDQSGQITNNFDVMRPGVGLADRATFLVDPEGVIQFMEITSEGVGRNATELLRKVKAAQYVAAHPGEVCPAKWEEGEETLAPSLDLVGKI
- the betI gene encoding transcriptional regulator BetI, translated to MDRSDGVRHGDGKRDVEKIAGRLGRIEGRARFVRESPDVRRQALIEATAQCLAEKGVAATSVRAICARAGVSAGLLTHYFDGVDALILATYRDVGKKVAAALEQAVAEAGPDPLDRLWAYIRANLQPPVLDPNLLATWISFWSLVKTSPEIAATHAETYGGSRERLEVLLREAAPQIPRPAARIAAIGLTAMLDGLWLELCLDSSTFTIDEALEMAREAMTYVIQKPRDETVDQ